Proteins from a genomic interval of Clostridium sp. 'deep sea':
- a CDS encoding AraC family transcriptional regulator: protein MNTLQSDIAFMSKLKLQNVITSDITCFNILPNYGSGRLQITKIIPGLFLVYNDFRVNNRVLSSDTPKTKKTYIKIDYCLNGYYKFELNNELVGMVKKGNSIFYTGVNNFTEVQYSDEVYNSFCLMCYLNDLDSSISNILGITLDEVWQFYYNLDARKDYLIINTNLQNLKILNFLGELKKNGLVNNLGLLKLRALELFLFEIYNYKSYNNAPDRYYQKTTIKKMGLIKDFIEQNITDHYKIEDLAHRFCLSKTKLKECFKHVYGVGPYSYLKNYRMKIAKDLLENSDFNILEIANRVGYTSPSKFGVAFKNTYEVNPLKYRKALNHNIRTQD, encoded by the coding sequence ATGAACACTCTCCAAAGTGATATTGCCTTTATGAGTAAATTGAAGCTACAAAATGTAATAACATCGGATATCACCTGCTTTAATATTCTTCCTAATTATGGATCAGGCAGGTTACAAATAACTAAAATTATACCAGGTTTGTTTTTAGTATATAATGATTTTAGAGTTAATAACAGAGTGTTATCTAGTGATACTCCAAAAACTAAAAAAACTTATATTAAAATAGACTACTGTTTAAATGGTTATTATAAATTTGAGCTTAACAATGAACTTGTAGGCATGGTAAAAAAAGGTAATAGTATTTTTTATACTGGAGTAAACAATTTTACAGAGGTGCAATACAGTGACGAGGTCTATAATAGTTTTTGCTTAATGTGTTATTTAAATGATTTAGATAGTAGCATTAGTAATATATTAGGGATTACTCTAGATGAGGTTTGGCAGTTTTATTATAATTTAGATGCAAGAAAAGATTACTTAATAATAAATACAAACTTGCAAAATTTAAAAATACTTAATTTTCTTGGAGAACTAAAAAAAAATGGTTTAGTAAATAATTTAGGATTGTTAAAGCTACGAGCACTAGAGTTATTTTTGTTTGAGATATACAATTATAAAAGCTATAATAATGCACCAGATAGATATTACCAAAAAACAACTATTAAAAAAATGGGGTTGATAAAAGATTTTATAGAGCAGAATATAACAGATCACTATAAAATTGAAGACTTAGCACATAGGTTTTGTTTAAGTAAAACAAAGCTAAAAGAGTGTTTTAAACATGTATATGGGGTAGGCCCATATTCGTACTTAAAAAATTATCGTATGAAGATAGCCAAAGACCTGCTAGAAAATAGCGATTTTAATATACTGGAAATAGCAAATAGAGTAGGGTATACTTCACCCAGTAAATTTGGAGTTGCGTTTAAAAATACGTATGAGGTAAATCCTTTAAAATATAGAAAAGCATTAAATCACAATATAAGAACTCAAGATTAA
- a CDS encoding MATE family efflux transporter — MNSNRKNLLEMNMSKLFVKLAVPGIIGMLAVGLYNMVDAIFVGQFVGADGVGAITMGYNIVLLNQAILSLFATGAMSLLSRAMGEKDQKTIDKLFGNVLISVAVLSVILTFFVYVFASPLLQFLGAKGEILELGIKYIRIISLGFLFSSVGPALNMLIRGEGKMKSAMTIICVGTVLNIVLDPIFIKVLGFGIEGAAIATVISQFVYLIGDFIYFKSGKSIINLTKKSFKISFELMPKILSVGVSGMLMQIMSALQLAVLLKSFSHYGGNSSVIIMGAAYRIMMFAFIPMWGISQGLQPVLGANYGAKKFDRVKKAYGSFTKIASIMASIVWLCFMLFPKTILSWFITDKAMVLSGITNFRIFLGVFLLYGFFVTTITLFQALGRGGKAAFMVMGRQIIFFIPTALILPIFIKELGVWLALPLADIVTITIAIIMVIGEFKTLKTLNTNNVNLMA, encoded by the coding sequence ATGAACAGCAATCGTAAAAATTTATTAGAAATGAATATGAGTAAACTATTTGTAAAGCTTGCTGTACCAGGCATAATAGGTATGTTAGCTGTTGGTTTATATAATATGGTTGATGCAATATTTGTAGGCCAATTTGTGGGAGCTGATGGTGTAGGTGCAATAACTATGGGATACAATATTGTATTGTTAAATCAAGCTATTTTATCGTTATTTGCAACTGGCGCTATGTCTTTATTATCGAGAGCTATGGGTGAAAAGGATCAAAAAACAATAGATAAATTGTTTGGCAATGTACTAATTAGTGTTGCGGTTTTATCCGTAATTTTAACTTTTTTTGTGTATGTTTTTGCTAGTCCATTATTACAGTTTCTTGGTGCTAAGGGTGAAATATTGGAATTAGGCATAAAATATATTCGAATTATTTCCTTAGGATTTTTATTTAGTAGTGTAGGACCAGCCTTAAACATGTTAATAAGAGGTGAGGGTAAAATGAAGTCAGCTATGACTATCATTTGTGTTGGAACAGTATTAAATATTGTACTTGACCCAATCTTTATTAAAGTACTAGGCTTTGGTATAGAGGGAGCTGCTATAGCAACTGTAATAAGTCAATTTGTTTATTTGATTGGTGATTTTATATACTTTAAATCAGGAAAAAGCATTATTAATCTTACCAAAAAAAGTTTTAAAATTTCGTTTGAGTTAATGCCAAAAATACTCTCTGTAGGGGTTTCAGGTATGCTAATGCAAATAATGAGTGCTTTGCAATTAGCAGTTTTACTAAAATCATTTTCACATTATGGTGGTAATAGTAGTGTTATAATTATGGGTGCTGCCTATCGTATTATGATGTTTGCATTTATACCAATGTGGGGTATTAGTCAGGGTTTACAGCCCGTATTAGGTGCTAACTATGGTGCGAAAAAATTTGATAGAGTTAAAAAGGCGTACGGCTCATTTACTAAAATAGCATCAATCATGGCTAGTATTGTTTGGCTCTGCTTTATGTTATTTCCTAAAACCATACTTAGTTGGTTTATTACAGATAAAGCTATGGTGTTATCTGGTATAACTAATTTTAGAATTTTTTTGGGAGTCTTTTTACTGTATGGATTTTTTGTTACCACAATTACCCTATTCCAAGCTTTAGGTCGGGGTGGTAAAGCAGCGTTTATGGTAATGGGAAGACAAATTATATTCTTTATCCCAACTGCTTTAATTTTACCAATATTTATTAAAGAGTTAGGTGTATGGTTAGCATTGCCACTAGCAGATATAGTAACCATAACTATTGCTATTATTATGGTTATAGGAGAGTTTAAAACCCTAAAAACGCTTAATACTAATAATGTAAATTTAATGGCGTAA
- a CDS encoding ABC transporter substrate-binding protein, translated as MLKKILIIINIAVLVMALVTGCSSNAVTKDITEVNEITICESWDFENGFSSVITPSNNSNYGINYYLCNFYETLVNYENGKIVPGLAESWLVSDDGLVYTFNLKQGIKFSDGADFNAEVVKKNLEMIPKLSGIYVTSFASVPTLIKDIKVANNYKIEVHLTTPYYGTLQDFTKLNPFGIMSPNAFTEDDELSDKIIATTLGTGPYMFDSKLDTGNYVFVYNPNYHGQKPDIEKFYVKVIPDNEAKALALRNGEIDLIFGSSKISYDGFKEFTDNKDFNTKVSDTSIKSRFLCFNLNQDPFNDKNIRLAVNHAINKQSIIDNLLYGLEKKSDSFFNKKLPYCNVNITPYEHDFDKANQLLTEAGWIDQNGDGIREKNGKKLIAEFLYPSGKGNVEQLVLTFASVFKKIGIDIKLTGLDFMAWYAKLQEGAYSIAYKETYDIPFDPYTTITNMNSSIMVDNAIIQALSHLPNGNDRIIELNSLTDEDVIQEKYNYLLNEIHKNVTFVPISHMNELVVFNSNKILDYEFFGQPSIVNLAGVKTK; from the coding sequence ATGTTAAAAAAAATATTAATAATTATAAATATAGCTGTATTAGTAATGGCATTAGTAACCGGCTGCTCAAGTAATGCTGTAACAAAAGATATAACAGAGGTAAATGAAATAACTATTTGTGAAAGTTGGGATTTTGAAAACGGGTTTAGTTCTGTTATTACACCTAGTAACAACAGCAACTATGGTATAAATTATTATTTATGTAATTTTTACGAGACATTAGTTAATTATGAAAATGGAAAAATAGTACCTGGACTCGCAGAATCTTGGTTGGTTTCTGACGATGGTCTTGTCTATACATTTAACTTAAAACAAGGTATTAAGTTTTCAGATGGAGCTGATTTTAATGCTGAGGTTGTTAAAAAAAACCTAGAAATGATTCCTAAACTATCTGGTATTTATGTAACATCATTTGCGAGTGTACCAACACTTATAAAGGATATTAAGGTAGCTAATAATTATAAAATAGAAGTTCATTTAACTACCCCATATTATGGTACACTTCAGGATTTTACAAAGCTTAATCCCTTTGGAATAATGTCACCTAATGCATTTACTGAAGATGATGAGTTATCTGACAAAATTATAGCAACCACCTTAGGTACTGGTCCATATATGTTCGACAGTAAGCTTGATACAGGTAACTATGTTTTTGTTTACAACCCAAATTACCATGGACAAAAGCCTGATATAGAAAAGTTTTACGTTAAAGTTATTCCAGATAATGAGGCTAAGGCTTTAGCATTACGTAATGGAGAAATAGATTTAATTTTTGGATCGAGTAAAATATCTTACGATGGATTTAAGGAGTTTACAGATAACAAAGATTTTAATACTAAAGTTTCTGATACTAGCATCAAATCTAGATTTTTATGTTTTAACTTAAATCAAGATCCTTTTAATGATAAAAATATAAGATTAGCAGTTAATCATGCAATTAACAAACAAAGTATTATTGATAACCTTTTATACGGGCTAGAAAAAAAATCAGATAGCTTTTTTAATAAAAAACTACCATACTGTAATGTAAATATAACACCCTATGAACATGATTTTGATAAAGCTAACCAGCTATTAACAGAGGCTGGTTGGATTGACCAAAATGGTGATGGAATACGTGAAAAAAATGGTAAAAAACTTATTGCAGAGTTTTTGTATCCAAGTGGTAAGGGTAATGTAGAGCAATTAGTTTTAACTTTTGCCTCAGTTTTTAAAAAAATAGGTATAGATATTAAACTAACAGGCTTAGACTTTATGGCTTGGTATGCAAAGTTGCAAGAAGGGGCTTATTCAATTGCCTATAAAGAGACTTATGATATACCTTTTGATCCTTATACAACTATAACTAATATGAATTCATCCATAATGGTAGATAATGCAATAATTCAAGCCTTAAGCCATTTGCCAAATGGAAATGACCGTATTATAGAGCTTAATTCCTTAACAGATGAAGATGTTATTCAAGAAAAATATAACTATCTTCTTAATGAAATTCACAAAAATGTTACCTTTGTACCTATTTCACATATGAATGAACTAGTTGTTTTTAATTCAAACAAGATATTAGATTATGAGTTTTTTGGTCAGCCATCTATTGTTAATTTAGCAGGTGTAAAGACTAAATAA
- a CDS encoding dipeptide/oligopeptide/nickel ABC transporter ATP-binding protein, giving the protein MHIVKNLSKHYTTKNIKGKKTQVISVKNISFTIEDNQSYSLVGESGSGKSTLARLITGIEKPTRGEILLNNENIADMSKKNMRKFRSQFQLVMQDGQGSLNPRMKVYDIIAEPLKNFLKLSKTQEQQRINQLLKQVELPIEFANRYPHELSGGQQKRVCIARAISIKPQLIVFDEVVSGLDTTIKKKILDLLINLRQQTSCSYLFITHDIDVAIYMSKNILVMKDGEVVEYIKNIKSFADFKHEYSKMLIQFLPPKTPEIR; this is encoded by the coding sequence ATGCATATTGTAAAGAATCTATCTAAACACTATACAACTAAAAATATTAAAGGAAAAAAAACACAAGTAATATCTGTGAAAAATATATCTTTTACTATTGAGGATAATCAAAGTTATTCCTTAGTGGGTGAAAGTGGTAGTGGAAAAAGTACTTTGGCACGTTTGATAACTGGAATTGAAAAACCTACAAGAGGTGAAATACTTTTAAACAATGAAAATATAGCAGATATGAGCAAAAAAAACATGCGTAAGTTTAGGTCTCAATTTCAATTAGTTATGCAAGATGGTCAAGGATCTTTAAACCCAAGAATGAAAGTGTATGACATAATTGCTGAGCCCTTAAAAAATTTTTTAAAACTATCAAAAACTCAAGAGCAACAAAGAATAAACCAGCTTTTAAAACAAGTTGAGTTGCCTATAGAATTTGCTAACCGATATCCCCATGAACTTAGTGGAGGACAGCAAAAACGAGTTTGTATTGCAAGGGCCATAAGTATTAAACCACAGTTAATAGTTTTTGATGAGGTTGTAAGTGGTTTAGATACCACAATAAAAAAGAAAATTTTAGATTTATTAATAAATTTAAGGCAACAAACATCATGTTCCTATTTGTTTATAACCCATGATATTGATGTTGCTATATATATGTCTAAAAATATTTTAGTGATGAAAGACGGTGAAGTTGTTGAGTATATAAAAAATATAAAGTCTTTTGCAGATTTTAAACACGAATACTCAAAAATGCTTATTCAATTTTTACCACCTAAAACACCAGAAATACGGTAA
- a CDS encoding ABC transporter ATP-binding protein — translation MVKNISFAVEKGKVLAIIGESGSGKTLTCKAIMQILNKKTFLVTGGILFNNINLLNISHKQQQQIIGKDISMIMQNPMTAFDPMMKIGAHIIETLKAHSNLNKKQAYSLGVASLNKMNLPRVQELMNSYPHQLSGGMLQRVMIAISLMLKPSIIIADEATTALDVKNQSIILEEFKKIRNDGVGLIIVTHDFGVVAKIADEVIVMKNGEIIESGSVYRIFHHAQNNYTKELLKARFLVDEVDNAYCKESI, via the coding sequence ATAGTAAAAAACATTAGCTTTGCAGTTGAAAAAGGCAAAGTATTAGCTATTATTGGTGAAAGTGGTAGTGGCAAAACTCTTACCTGTAAAGCAATAATGCAAATACTGAATAAAAAAACCTTTTTAGTTACGGGTGGTATTCTTTTTAACAATATCAATTTACTGAACATCAGCCATAAGCAGCAACAGCAAATTATTGGTAAAGACATATCCATGATAATGCAAAACCCTATGACAGCTTTTGACCCTATGATGAAAATAGGTGCTCATATTATTGAAACACTGAAGGCGCATAGCAATTTAAATAAAAAACAAGCGTATAGCCTAGGTGTAGCTAGTCTAAACAAAATGAATTTACCAAGAGTGCAGGAATTAATGAATAGCTACCCCCATCAGTTAAGTGGAGGTATGTTGCAGAGGGTTATGATTGCCATTTCTTTAATGTTAAAACCCAGTATCATTATTGCAGATGAGGCAACAACAGCTCTAGATGTTAAGAATCAATCAATTATTCTTGAGGAGTTCAAAAAAATACGCAATGACGGAGTTGGATTAATTATAGTAACTCACGATTTTGGGGTAGTAGCTAAAATAGCTGATGAAGTAATTGTAATGAAAAATGGTGAAATCATTGAAAGTGGCTCCGTTTATAGAATATTTCATCATGCCCAAAATAACTATACAAAAGAACTATTAAAAGCCAGATTTTTAGTAGATGAGGTGGACAATGCATATTGTAAAGAATCTATCTAA
- a CDS encoding ABC transporter permease subunit: MFTKVLKNKQAVLGLLMIITVLIIAIFAPLIAVNDPLDIQPELKFKKSQSQFPLGTDQLGRCVFSRLVYGARYSLGIAIPTIIIVACLSLVLATFSAYYGGFIDRVFSIISDIFMSFPPLLVVLSLVGSLGQGVKNIVIAVVFSMWVWYAKVVRSYVILEKNKGYVTAAIVSGCSDLQVIVKHIIPNILPSLIVYYSTGIAGMILMVSGFSYLGLGLEAGVPEWGAMLSKGKSYLYSYHKLILYPGLFILFTAGGFNIFGEAFRDIVSPKES, from the coding sequence ATGTTTACTAAAGTTCTTAAAAATAAACAAGCTGTTTTAGGCTTATTGATGATAATAACAGTTTTAATAATAGCTATTTTTGCTCCTTTAATAGCAGTTAATGATCCATTAGATATACAACCAGAACTTAAGTTTAAAAAAAGTCAGTCTCAGTTTCCATTGGGAACAGACCAACTAGGAAGATGTGTTTTCTCACGATTAGTTTATGGTGCTAGATACTCATTAGGTATAGCTATTCCAACCATTATAATAGTAGCTTGTTTAAGCTTAGTGTTAGCTACTTTTTCGGCTTATTATGGGGGTTTTATTGATAGGGTATTTTCTATAATTTCTGATATTTTTATGTCTTTTCCTCCTTTGCTTGTGGTTTTATCTTTAGTAGGTTCTTTAGGTCAAGGTGTTAAAAATATTGTAATTGCAGTAGTTTTTTCTATGTGGGTATGGTATGCAAAGGTGGTAAGAAGTTATGTGATTTTAGAAAAAAATAAGGGTTACGTAACTGCTGCTATAGTATCGGGTTGCAGTGATTTACAGGTGATAGTTAAGCATATTATTCCTAATATATTGCCATCACTAATTGTTTATTATAGTACCGGTATTGCTGGCATGATATTAATGGTTTCGGGGTTTTCATATTTAGGTCTAGGACTTGAAGCAGGAGTGCCAGAGTGGGGTGCAATGCTTAGCAAGGGAAAGTCTTATCTATATTCTTATCATAAATTAATACTGTATCCTGGATTATTTATCTTATTTACAGCAGGTGGTTTTAATATATTTGGTGAGGCCTTTAGAGATATAGTTTCACCTAAGGAGAGTTAA
- a CDS encoding ABC transporter permease gives MSIYIKKRLLGLIVVLIGVTILTFIFSNISEVDPAEAYAIRNILNPTESQIAEIREEMGLNLPIYKQYFNWVSQCLKGNLGVSLITKNAVSKDIAAKLPATLKIVFMAFVWILVLTIPVSILAAVHKNSIFDLISKAFTIIGISVPNYWLGFIFLMTFAVTIPLFKIVDYGNFKSLILPSLTLAIPIASSSIRLFRATILANINKDYVTYAKARGVSRQKIIWNHIVKNSLPPMITVFCQYFGYMIAGSAIVESVFSWPGIGTHLVNAIMGRDLPTINGCVLVIAVIFTLLNLFADLLNITLNPKMINEQGDI, from the coding sequence GTGTCAATATATATAAAGAAACGACTCCTTGGCTTAATAGTTGTGCTAATAGGAGTAACAATATTAACATTTATCTTTTCTAATATTTCTGAGGTTGATCCAGCTGAGGCCTATGCTATACGTAATATTTTAAATCCAACTGAAAGTCAAATAGCAGAAATACGTGAAGAAATGGGACTTAACTTACCAATTTATAAACAATACTTTAACTGGGTTTCACAGTGTTTAAAAGGCAATTTAGGGGTATCTTTAATAACTAAAAATGCAGTATCCAAAGACATAGCAGCTAAACTTCCTGCAACCTTAAAAATTGTGTTTATGGCGTTTGTTTGGATACTTGTGTTAACAATACCCGTTAGTATATTAGCTGCTGTTCATAAAAATAGCATATTCGACTTAATATCAAAGGCTTTTACCATTATAGGAATATCTGTTCCTAACTATTGGTTGGGGTTTATTTTTTTAATGACTTTTGCTGTTACTATACCATTATTTAAAATTGTAGACTATGGTAATTTCAAAAGTCTTATTCTTCCATCATTGACCCTAGCCATACCAATAGCTTCATCTTCTATTAGGCTATTTAGAGCAACTATTTTAGCTAATATAAATAAGGACTATGTAACATATGCCAAAGCACGAGGTGTTTCAAGGCAAAAAATAATTTGGAACCACATAGTAAAAAATTCTCTTCCACCTATGATAACAGTTTTTTGTCAGTATTTTGGCTATATGATTGCAGGCAGTGCAATCGTTGAAAGTGTATTTTCTTGGCCAGGTATAGGCACTCATTTAGTTAATGCCATTATGGGTAGGGATTTACCCACAATTAACGGATGTGTATTAGTTATAGCTGTTATATTTACTTTACTGAATCTTTTCGCTGATCTACTAAATATTACACTTAATCCAAAAATGATTAATGAGCAGGGAGATATTTAA
- a CDS encoding AraC family transcriptional regulator translates to MPSIIKDSFYINKIAELVFENEHYQTYKILPQYGRGIFTIHKIIPGLNLAYNNFFLKNKLVNQAKDYQWFSDSLLKINYCIKGKMFAYNKAGRVCISNGGTSSYYYGTENIYAVDHFEKHYESITIFGYMSQIINTFTAIFNIKEQVFIDFINEINVGKEFMVIKSNSIVMKLVNEIYECCNKNNPENIKLKTIELLFYEIKNIQRNKNTVEQYYNRTTIDKVMGIEQYLINNVDKKITVNDLCKKFNITLDTLKRCFKQMYNQSIYAYLKMKRMTKGKELLEHSNLSITEIALNCGYSNHHSFGKAFKQTYKIPPREIRKKA, encoded by the coding sequence ATGCCTAGTATAATAAAAGACTCTTTTTACATTAATAAAATTGCAGAACTAGTTTTTGAAAATGAACACTATCAAACTTATAAAATATTGCCTCAATATGGTAGAGGTATTTTTACTATTCATAAAATAATACCTGGTTTAAACCTTGCTTATAATAATTTTTTTTTGAAAAACAAACTCGTTAATCAAGCAAAAGACTATCAGTGGTTTTCAGATTCTTTGCTTAAAATAAACTATTGTATAAAAGGAAAAATGTTTGCCTATAACAAGGCCGGTAGGGTGTGTATTTCTAATGGTGGTACCTCATCCTATTATTACGGAACAGAGAATATTTATGCTGTAGATCATTTTGAAAAGCATTATGAGAGCATCACTATTTTTGGGTACATGTCACAAATAATAAATACATTTACAGCTATTTTTAATATAAAAGAACAGGTTTTTATCGATTTCATTAATGAAATCAATGTGGGTAAGGAGTTTATGGTAATTAAAAGTAACTCTATTGTTATGAAATTAGTTAACGAAATTTATGAGTGTTGTAACAAAAATAACCCAGAAAATATCAAGCTTAAAACTATAGAGTTACTTTTTTACGAAATTAAAAATATTCAACGTAACAAAAATACAGTTGAGCAGTACTATAATAGAACTACTATAGACAAGGTTATGGGTATAGAGCAGTATTTAATAAACAATGTAGATAAAAAAATCACAGTAAACGATTTATGTAAAAAATTTAATATCACTTTAGATACCTTAAAGCGCTGTTTTAAACAAATGTATAATCAAAGTATTTATGCATATTTAAAAATGAAAAGAATGACTAAAGGTAAAGAATTACTTGAGCATAGTAACTTAAGTATAACCGAAATAGCCTTAAACTGTGGTTATAGTAATCACCATAGTTTTGGGAAAGCATTTAAACAAACCTATAAGATTCCCCCAAGAGAAATACGTAAAAAGGCATAG
- a CDS encoding methyltransferase domain-containing protein, with the protein MSTIKTADKGVEYMSDIELAIAKLRKQKNITQAQLAEHLGVSFQAVSKWENGMTMPDITLLPHIANYFEVSVDQLLGLHPLSNNKYISRDTNKAIHWNNKLKYLQQTRALMWNDDYFEFLVTKVWQLNTPLNVVDFGCGYGFLAEKLMPILPKGSTYTGIDISEQLIKVAKKHFSNKSYKTKFIHSDLNHYKSKFRYDLAICQAVLRHQPNAKQILHKMINSVVKGGRVVTIEINRKLEELGLYINNNSYEKNDYLNIMQKIWNYELNNDYRDYSIGFKIPFYMHELGLKKIDTRVNDKVNLFNNENLNSIEIFTESYGWHKKINSEQKSKLIKMLMSRGLTRADIDNYITYNDKKINYLRTNNIQVARAMCLLISTGIKPN; encoded by the coding sequence ATGTCTACAATAAAAACAGCAGATAAAGGAGTAGAATATATGAGTGATATAGAACTAGCTATAGCCAAACTACGTAAACAGAAAAACATAACTCAAGCTCAACTAGCAGAGCATTTAGGGGTTAGTTTTCAGGCAGTAAGTAAGTGGGAAAACGGTATGACTATGCCTGATATTACACTGTTACCTCACATTGCTAACTACTTTGAGGTATCAGTAGATCAGTTGCTTGGTCTACACCCCTTAAGCAACAACAAATATATTAGCCGTGATACCAACAAGGCAATACACTGGAATAATAAGCTGAAATATTTGCAACAAACAAGAGCCTTAATGTGGAACGATGATTATTTTGAGTTTTTAGTAACTAAAGTATGGCAATTAAACACACCTCTTAACGTAGTAGATTTTGGCTGTGGTTATGGCTTTTTAGCCGAAAAACTAATGCCTATACTACCTAAAGGAAGTACCTATACTGGTATAGATATAAGTGAGCAATTAATAAAGGTTGCAAAAAAACACTTTAGTAATAAATCCTACAAAACTAAGTTCATTCACAGCGATTTAAATCATTATAAATCCAAATTTAGATATGATTTAGCCATTTGTCAGGCAGTGTTACGACACCAGCCAAATGCCAAACAAATACTCCATAAAATGATTAATAGTGTAGTTAAGGGTGGTAGAGTTGTAACGATAGAAATAAACAGAAAACTCGAAGAGCTTGGTTTATACATTAATAATAATAGTTATGAAAAGAATGATTATTTAAATATAATGCAAAAAATATGGAACTATGAGTTAAATAATGATTATCGAGATTATTCAATAGGGTTTAAAATACCATTTTACATGCATGAGTTGGGATTAAAAAAAATAGATACAAGAGTAAATGATAAAGTTAACTTATTTAATAATGAAAATTTAAATTCTATAGAGATATTTACTGAGTCTTATGGTTGGCATAAAAAGATTAATAGTGAGCAAAAAAGTAAGTTAATAAAAATGCTTATGAGCAGAGGACTAACTAGGGCGGATATAGATAACTATATAACATACAATGATAAAAAAATAAACTATTTGAGAACTAACAATATACAGGTAGCTAGAGCAATGTGTTTATTAATTAGTACAGGCATTAAACCCAATTAA
- a CDS encoding S41 family peptidase: MKRILIIIALVVTLVAGGLLYLQSSSNTYIGLTKDDKAIEFEYLWNELNESYPFMSFAERSGINIKEVYEFNKTEVIKSKSDIDYLKNLTNAIRDFGGTGHLAIIAPIYHEKIYKPAYQIAKNDPELSKIMKPWINTFYDNDVVKSYSMFDINSKRFRTTKNLKKKYTSNENKPKSNNNQERENLTIGYTNETKTAYLKINSFLSVNEKLDREKLELFYKDIVDYDNLIIDIRDNSGGSDLYWERLIVAPNISKQLSFNRYALVKMNDTIKPFIETRFTTDKIKPISELPNMSELNKDDVKEMTHFIKTTSTVEARPNKNTFKGKIWVLTSSKNYSASENFVMFCKNTGFATLVGEVTNGDGGLMDPVLIKMPKSHVLVTYSALYGLNSDGSCNEEFGTSPDYLIKQGEDALTVCEQLIKKS; encoded by the coding sequence ATGAAAAGAATATTAATAATTATAGCATTAGTAGTAACCCTTGTAGCCGGAGGTTTACTTTATTTACAGTCATCATCTAACACTTATATTGGCTTAACTAAAGATGACAAAGCTATAGAGTTTGAGTATTTATGGAATGAGTTAAACGAAAGTTACCCTTTTATGAGCTTTGCAGAAAGATCTGGAATAAATATTAAAGAGGTTTATGAGTTTAACAAAACTGAAGTTATCAAAAGTAAATCAGATATAGATTACCTTAAAAATCTTACAAATGCTATTAGAGACTTTGGCGGTACTGGTCATTTAGCTATTATTGCTCCAATATATCACGAAAAAATATATAAACCTGCCTACCAAATAGCAAAAAATGATCCTGAGCTAAGTAAGATTATGAAGCCTTGGATTAATACCTTTTATGACAATGATGTTGTTAAAAGCTATAGCATGTTTGACATAAACTCAAAAAGATTTAGAACCACAAAAAATTTAAAGAAAAAATACACTAGTAATGAAAACAAACCTAAAAGTAACAATAATCAAGAACGTGAAAACCTTACAATAGGCTATACTAATGAGACTAAAACTGCCTATTTAAAAATTAATAGTTTTTTATCTGTTAATGAGAAACTAGACCGTGAAAAACTAGAATTATTTTATAAAGATATAGTTGACTATGATAATTTAATAATAGATATTAGAGATAATTCTGGGGGTAGTGATTTATACTGGGAACGGTTAATAGTAGCTCCAAACATAAGTAAGCAATTATCCTTTAATAGATATGCCTTAGTTAAAATGAATGATACTATAAAGCCATTTATAGAAACCAGATTTACCACAGATAAAATTAAGCCAATTAGTGAACTACCTAATATGTCAGAGTTAAATAAAGATGATGTTAAAGAAATGACTCACTTCATTAAAACAACCTCAACAGTTGAGGCAAGGCCTAATAAAAATACATTTAAAGGTAAAATATGGGTTTTAACTAGCTCCAAAAACTATTCTGCCTCAGAGAACTTTGTTATGTTTTGTAAAAATACAGGATTTGCAACTTTAGTGGGTGAAGTAACCAATGGTGATGGAGGGTTAATGGACCCTGTTCTTATTAAAATGCCAAAATCACATGTTTTAGTTACCTATAGTGCTTTATACGGCTTAAATAGTGATGGCTCATGTAATGAAGAGTTTGGAACATCTCCCGATTACTTAATTAAACAAGGAGAAGACGCCCTTACTGTTTGCGAACAACTAATAAAAAAAAGTTAA